A window from Kluyveromyces lactis strain NRRL Y-1140 chromosome E complete sequence encodes these proteins:
- the SMC6 gene encoding DNA repair protein SMC6 (similar to uniprot|Q12749 Saccharomyces cerevisiae YLR383W RHC18 Protein involved in structural maintenance of chromosomes required for interchromosomal and sister chromatid recombination): MPTKRQLESDVDDLEQLKRLADESEDVQPRKRRFHDVQPMTQYPTQNGESQANNQDMLQRAGFIKEIKLTNFMCHSNFSLRLGPRLNFIVGNNGSGKSAILTAITIGLGAKATTTNRGTSLKDLIKQGCNTSKIVIVLCNEGLNSFEPGVYGKEIRIERTIRREGYSGSFSIRSEANKEVSDKKRDLEVILDYFSIPVTNPMCFLSQDAARSFLTASSPQEKYLHFMRGTLLEETKQNLESAENTMLLSRDRLSLLEETIKLLYKDFEHAQTILTELASKNDWITRRRLLQGKHMWMVCQTNNEKLKAIKTRENTLSAKKQEYVNRIADMKNKVERYLIQKEEALLDLGRKLTDRQNIEAERSSITIEIERFKSKHAQLIQQKQVTMEDLKSAEKARSKTQHELSDVENRLQTQLGEDEADTKRKLSDTRRKIKDIESLRPELLRKQSELDDKMNALIVDTERPLKEFQKNISEKKQELREMNSSEDILASGFDRRMPDVRRKIHERRTDFTSLPIGPIGYHISVKTEYEHFAFLIQTHINPTLEAFVVKDVGDAVLLKEIFESCQLRKIPGVITHDLQPFNYIRGKATSGLTVADALTFDIPELEYLLVDVNRMEKTILANSKKEADHILRERNSENVKLVLALNNSDSGLHMALTAGSMRLNNFQFANNLRLKVGTNNSSFLEKEILRQEEELKAREEHFSRKKKEIKEEKDNITRESRTSLQQLKTLERHAEELEDKLNRQTNFSHIDALKESLAEENEQIEQLKANLSSIEQKIVDLGLQLQPVKERYDDVTRRYRDACSSYETARHLEQSISHKIDKSSASILETQRKISASNEKIYMCEAELTSLQSKCEQQREQAMKFCTEDELLNSELPSSEEHILREIRKIDESVRASERQLGMTQDEIAKLFENSKRKYETAIGKYNELDASLQKVHTALTLRRAALDLSIKGTRSDADIDFRISMKTRSGYSGSLSFTDSGQLNVMVKTTNDHHARNVDTLSGGEKSFSQIALLLATWLTMRSRIIALDEFDVFMDQVNRKIGTNLIIRRLGKDVKSDTQTIIITPQDIGKMANIDDKYFNIHKMKNPERHNNVNSL, from the coding sequence ATGCCAACCAAAAGACAATTAGAATCTGATGTGGATgatttggaacaattgaaaCGACTCGCAGACGAATCAGAGGATGTACAGCCTAGGAAAAGGCGCTTTCATGATGTACAGCCAATGACGCAATATCCTACTCAGAATGGCGAATCTCAAGCAAATAATCAAGATATGCTACAAAGAGCAGGATTTATCAAGGAAATAAAGTTAACGAATTTTATGTGCCAttcaaatttctctttAAGATTGGGGCCCAGACTTAACTTTATTGTAGGGAATAATGGTTCTGGAAAATCTGCAATTTTAACTGCAATAACGATAGGCCTTGGAGCTAAAGCTACCACCACTAACCGTGGTACTAGTCTCAAGGATTTAATCAAACAAGGTTGTAATACGTCAAAAATTGTTATTGTATTATGTAATGAAGGACTCAACTCATTTGAACCTGGTGTTTACGGCAAAGAAATTAGAATCGAACGGACAATAAGGCGCGAAGGATATTCCGGGTCTTTTTCCATAAGAAGTGAAGCGAACAAAGAAGTTTCAGACAAGAAACGAGATTTGGAAGTAATATTAGACTATTTTTCTATTCCAGTCACAAACCCTATGTGTTTCCTTTCTCAAGACGCTGCCCGTTCATTTCTAACAGCTTCTTCCCCACAAGAAAAATATCTCCATTTTATGAGAGGTACTTTACTAGAAGAGACCAAACAAAACCTGGAATCTGCCGAAAACACAATGCTTCTCTCAAGAGATCGGCTCTCGTTATTAGAAGAGACTATAAAACTCTTGTACAAAGATTTCGAACATGCGCAAACTATACTCACTGAACTTGCGTCAAAAAATGATTGGATTACACGAAGAAGATTACTTCAAGGAAAACACATGTGGATGGTGTGCCAAacaaataatgaaaaattaaaggCAATAAAGACGAGAGAAAATACGTTATCGGCgaagaaacaagaataCGTAAATAGAATTGCAGATATGAAAAACAAAGTGGAGAGATACCTAATTCAAAAAGAGGAAGCACTATTAGATTTGGGCAGAAAACTAACGGATAGACAAAATATTGAAGCAGAGCGCTCTTCAAtaacaattgaaattgagaGGTTCAAGTCCAAACACGCCCAGTTGATACAGCAGAAACAAGTAACTATGGAAGATCTAAAATCTGCTGAAAAGGCACGATCAAAAACACAACACGAATTATCCGATGTTGAGAATAGACTTCAGACGCAACTAGGTGAAGATGAAGCTGATACTAAAAGAAAGTTATCTGATACAAGGagaaaaattaaagatatTGAATCCCTCCGCCCCGAACTGCTAAGAAAGCAGTCGGAACTTGACGACAAAATGAATGCATTGATCGTTGATACGGAGCGCCCTCTAAAGgaatttcaaaaaaatatttcagagaagaaacagGAACTTAGAGAAATGAACTCTTCGGAAGATATACTAGCATCTGGTTTTGATCGTAGAATGCCAGATGTTCGCAGAAAAATACACGAACGTCGTACAGATTTCACTTCACTGCCAATTGGGCCGATAGGGTATCATATTAGCGTTAAAACAGAATATGAACATTTTGCATTTCTTATTCAAACGCATATAAATCCTACGTTAGAAGCATTTGTTGTCAAGGATGTTGGTGATGCAGTGCtattaaaagaaatttttgaatcttgTCAACTAAGAAAAATCCCAGGTGTTATAACTCATGACCTGCAACCGTTTAACTATATTAGAGGAAAGGCTACCTCCGGTTTGACGGTTGCAGATGCTCTTACTTTCGATATTCCTGAATTGGAGTATCTATTGGTTGATGTGAACCGTATGGAGAAGACAATACTAGCAAACAGtaaaaaagaagcagaCCACATCTTGCGAGAACGAAACTCGGAAAACGTGAAATTAGTATTGgctttgaacaattcaGATTCTGGTCTACATATGGCGTTGACTGCGGGCTCTATGAGATTGAATAATTTCCAATTTGCCAATAATTTAAGGTTGAAAGTTGGAACCAACAATTCTAGCTTCTTGGAGAAGGAAATTCTACgtcaagaagaagagcttAAAGCACGAGAAGAACATTTCTCccgaaaaaaaaaggaaattaaggaagaaaaggatAACATCACGAGAGAATCGAGAACATCGTTAcagcaattgaaaacactCGAAAGGCATGCAGAGGAACTCGAAGATAAATTGAACCGTCAAACTAATTTTAGTCACATTgatgctttgaaagaatccCTGGCAGAAGAAAACGAACAAATCGAACAGCTAAAAGcaaatctttcttcaattgagCAGAAGATTGTTGATCTAGGTTTGCAGCTGCAGCCTGTCAAAGAGAGATATGATGATGTTACTAGAAGGTACAGAGATGCTTGTAGTTCTTATGAAACAGCCCGTCATTTAGAGCAATCTATTTCTCACAAGATCGATAAATCGAGTGCCAGTATTCTTGAGacacaaagaaaaatatcgGCTAGTAAcgaaaaaatatatatgtgCGAGGCAGAGTTGACCAGTTTACAATCGAAATGTGAGCAGCAACGTGAACAAGCTATGAAATTTTGTACAGAAGATGAACTACTTAACAGCGAATTGCCAAGCTCAGAAGAACACATTCTCAGAGAGATTCGGAAGATAGATGAAAGTGTGCGTGCATCAGAAAGGCAATTAGGAATGACTCAGGATGAAATAGCAAAGCTTTTCGAAAACTCCAAACGCAAATATGAAACAGCTATCGGAAAATACAATGAATTAGATGCGTCACTTCAAAAAGTGCATACTGCGTTAACATTGAGACGAGCAGCTCTTGATTTATCAATCAAAGGCACCCGAAGCGATGCAGATATTGATTTTAGAATTTCTATGAAAACAAGATCTGGTTATTCAGgctctctttctttcacagATTCAGGTCAATTGAATGTAATGGTGAAAACCACAAACGATCACCACGCCAGAAATGTTGATACTTTATCTGGTGGTGAGAAATCTTTTTCTCAGATTGCATTATTATTAGCAACATGGCTAACAATGCGTTCACGAATCATTGCTCTTGACGAATTTGATGTGTTTATGGACCAAGTGAACCGTAAAATTGGAACGAATTTGATTATTCGTAGATTAGGAAAAGATGTTAAATCTGATACCCAGACAATTATAATAACTCCTCAggatattggaaaaatggCCAACATTGACGATAAATATTTTAATATTcataaaatgaaaaatccTGAAAGACATAATAATGTCAATAGTCTATAG